The following proteins come from a genomic window of Coffea arabica cultivar ET-39 chromosome 11c, Coffea Arabica ET-39 HiFi, whole genome shotgun sequence:
- the LOC113729545 gene encoding uncharacterized protein isoform X1, with the protein MMSKTRIDGKLHHILESSISAWVESRMEEGEGAGVVGSSSEFHADEHPMELESQLEEEHEVDDEGEGTTANTMANIEEEDDDDEDEEEEGYKFRFSDDMDPLAFAKEDASGLQPYEQFQRLEHDYEALAAKKRKARLQAIPQGEVPAAKKPRQRQEDVSGATMEEIMELMNYGSRRRSRKSKRRGRRKGSRNKVSPEVTRKLGDATLHYAHGRYGEAIGMFYEVIRLSPNLPDPYHRLGLIYNEMGDKKRALDFYMIAAHLTPKDASLWKLLVTWSVEQGDTGQARYCLSKAITADPEDINLRFHRASLYVELGDYLKAADSYEQISQLCPDNVKVLQTAAQLYKKCGQSERAVTVLESYLRNYCKEPDLNVVDILASLHMEGNAHHKALEHIEHAQQVYCSGKEMPLCLRTKAGICHIHLGNLVKAEALFNVLRHENLHDHRQLIIQIGDSLMNHGHYESAVEYYMMLVGDDVKNNGCLYLKIAECCCCLGKRLQSIGYFYRALDKLENSVDARLALSSLLLEENKDDEAISVLCPPKESESLFNLNLNAAKPWWLNGKIKLKLSQIYKAKGLLEAFVDVFFPVVRETLFLETIQQKVRPRKKLSKSVLSERIKILDHVRTDTVFHGFRPVASASDLSRASRAKKLLKKKEAKRAAALAAGIEWISDDSEDESPQQAPRELPLPNLIRDAEHHHLIIELCKSLASLKKYWEALKIINLTLKLASNVLSVERNEELRTLGAQIAYTIADPAHGFEYARYIVDQRPYSFSAWNCYYKVMSKLDSRYSKHNKFLHTMRTKHKSCVPLTLIFGHQFTMISQHQAAVREYLEAYKLMPDIPLVNLCAGTALINLALGHRLQNKHQSVAQGLAFLYNNLQLCRYSQEALYNIARAYHHVGLVSLAALNYEKVLTMHESDCPMPNLPNEKPDGLASPKSGYCDLRREAAYNLHLIYKKSGAIDLARQILKDHCVI; encoded by the exons AGTTCAATTAGCGCTTGGGTGGAGAGCAGAATGGAGGAGGGCGAGGGTGCTGGGGTTGTAGGTAGCAGCAGTGAGTTCCATGCAGATGAGCATCCTATGGAATTGGAATCACAATTGGAAGAAGAACATGAAGTCGATGATGAAGGAGAAGGCACTACTGCTAACACTATGGCTaatattgaagaagaagatgatgatgatgaggatgaagaggaagaagggTATAAATTCAGGTTCAGTGATGACATGGATCCTCTGGCTTTTGCCAAAGAGGACGCATCTGGGCTCCAGCCTTACGAACAATTCCAGCGCCTGGAGCACGACTATGAAGCTTTGGCTGCCAAAAAGCGCAAGGCCCGTCTCCAAGCCATACCCCAAGG GGAAGTACCTGCAGCTAAAAAACCACGGCAACGACAAGAGGATGTTTCTGGTGCAACCATGGAAGAAATAATGGAACTCATGAATTATGGCTCTAGAAGAAGATCCAGGAAG TCCAAGAGAAGAGGTCGACGAAAGGGATCAAGGAATAAAGTCAGTCCTGAAGTGACTCGAAAACTTGGTGATGCTACTCTTCATTATGCCCATGGCCGCTATGGAGAG GCCATAGGGATGTTTTATGAAGTGATTCGTCTTTCTCCCAATCTTCCTGATCCATATCATAGGCTTGGGCTCATCTATAATGAGATGGGTGATAAGAAGAGAGCCTTGGATTTCTACATGATTGCTGCCCATTTAACCCCAAAGGATGCATCTCTGTGGAAGCTTCTTGTGACATGGTCCGTAGAACAAGGTGATACAGGACAAGCCAGGTACTGCCTTTCTAAAGCAATAACAGCAGATCCTGAAGATATCAATTTGCGGTTTCACCGTGCATCTCTTTATGTTGAGTTGGGTGATTATTTGAAAGCTGCTGATTCATATGAGCAAATTTCACAGCTCTGTCCCGACAATGTAAAGGTACTACAGACTGCGGCCCAGCTGTATAAAAAATGTGGCCAATCTGAGCGTGCAGTCACTGTACTGGAAAGCTATCTCAGAAATTATTGCAAGGAACCTGATTTAAATGTGGTTGATATATTGGCTTCACTACACATGGAAGGCAATGCACATCATAAAGCCCTCGAGCATATTGAGCATGCACAGCAGGTTTACTGCTCTGGGAAAGAGATGCCATTATGTCTACGCACAAAAGCTGGAATATGTCATATTCACCTTGGAAACTTGGTAAAAGCAGAAGCTCTTTTCAATGTTTTGAGACATGAGAATTTACATGATCATCGCCAGTTGATTATTCAGATTGGAGATTCACTAATGAATCACGGGCATTATGAATCTGCAGTAGAATACTATATGATGTTGGTAGGAGATGATGTTAAGAACAATGGTTGCCTGTATCTGAAAATTGCTGAGTGTTGCTGTTGTCTGGGGAAACGATTGCAATCAATTGGTTACTTCTACAGAGCTTTAGACAAACTTGAGAATAGTGTTGATGCTCGGCTGGCTTTGTCATCACTTCTTCTTGAAGAAAATAAAGATGATGAAGCCATTTCTGTTCTATGTCCTCCTAAAGAATCAGAATCACTATTTAACTTGAACCTAAATGCAGCAAAACCATGGTGGCTTAATGGGAAGATAAAGTTGAAGCTTTCTCAAATCTATAAAGCTAAAGGATTGTTAGAGGCATTTGTAGATGTTTTTTTTCCTGTGGTTCGCGAGACATTGTTTCTTGAGACTATACAACAAAAGGTCAGGCCAAGGAAGAAGCTATCAAAAAGTGTTCTTTCTGAACGGATAAAAATACTTGATCATGTTAGGACTGATACTGTGTTTCATGGATTTAGACCTGTAGCTTCAGCATCAGATCTGTCTAGAGCGTCCAGAGCAAAAAAGTTACTAAAAAAGAAGGAAGCAAAAAGAGCTGCTGCTCTGGCTGCTGGAATTGAGTGGATAAGTGATGATTCAGAGGATGAATCTCCCCAACAAGCGCCAAGAGAGCTTCCTCTTCCAAACCTTATAAGAGATGCAGAACATCATCATCTCATTATAGAATTATGCAAATCACTAGCATCCTTGAAAAAGTATTGGGAAGCATTGAAAATCATCAATTTAACTCTGAAATTGGCCTCCAATGTTTTGTCTGTTGAAAGGAACGAAGAGCTTAGAACTCTGGGAGCCCAAATAGCATACACTATTGCTGATCCTGCTCACGGCTTTGAATATGCACGCTATATTGTTGATCAACGTCCTTATAGCTTTTCTGCATGGAACTGCTATTACAAAGTAATGTCAAAACTGGACAGTCGATATTCAAAGCATAACAAGTTTTTGCACACCATGCGAACCAAGCACAAAAGTTGTGTACCACTCACTCTCATTTTCGGGCACCAGTTTACCATGATCAGCCAGCATCAAGCAGCTGTTCGGGAATATTTGGAAGCTTACAAGCTGATGCCAGATATTCCCTTGGTCAATCTTTGTGCTGGAACTGCATTGATAAACTTGGCCCTAGGTCACAGACTTCAAAACAAACATCAGTCTGTGGCCCAAGGATTGGCATTTCTTTACAATAATTTACAGCTTTGCAGATATAGTCAGGAAGCACTGTATAATATAGCTCGAGCATATCATCATGTCGGTCTTGTTTCTCTTGCTGCTTTAAACTATGAAAAGGTTCTTACAATGCATGAAAGTGATTGCCCCATGCCAAACCTTCCAAATGAGAAACCAGATGGTCTGGCTTCTCCAAAGTCAGGCTACTGTGATCTTCGTCGGGAAGCAGCTTACAACTTGCATCTGATCTACAAGAAAAGTGGAGCAATTGATCTTGCCAGGCAAATCTTGAAAGATCATTGTGTCATATGA
- the LOC113729545 gene encoding uncharacterized protein isoform X3, which translates to MEEGEGAGVVGSSSEFHADEHPMELESQLEEEHEVDDEGEGTTANTMANIEEEDDDDEDEEEEGYKFRFSDDMDPLAFAKEDASGLQPYEQFQRLEHDYEALAAKKRKARLQAIPQGEVPAAKKPRQRQEDVSGATMEEIMELMNYGSRRRSRKSKRRGRRKGSRNKVSPEVTRKLGDATLHYAHGRYGEAIGMFYEVIRLSPNLPDPYHRLGLIYNEMGDKKRALDFYMIAAHLTPKDASLWKLLVTWSVEQGDTGQARYCLSKAITADPEDINLRFHRASLYVELGDYLKAADSYEQISQLCPDNVKVLQTAAQLYKKCGQSERAVTVLESYLRNYCKEPDLNVVDILASLHMEGNAHHKALEHIEHAQQVYCSGKEMPLCLRTKAGICHIHLGNLVKAEALFNVLRHENLHDHRQLIIQIGDSLMNHGHYESAVEYYMMLVGDDVKNNGCLYLKIAECCCCLGKRLQSIGYFYRALDKLENSVDARLALSSLLLEENKDDEAISVLCPPKESESLFNLNLNAAKPWWLNGKIKLKLSQIYKAKGLLEAFVDVFFPVVRETLFLETIQQKVRPRKKLSKSVLSERIKILDHVRTDTVFHGFRPVASASDLSRASRAKKLLKKKEAKRAAALAAGIEWISDDSEDESPQQAPRELPLPNLIRDAEHHHLIIELCKSLASLKKYWEALKIINLTLKLASNVLSVERNEELRTLGAQIAYTIADPAHGFEYARYIVDQRPYSFSAWNCYYKVMSKLDSRYSKHNKFLHTMRTKHKSCVPLTLIFGHQFTMISQHQAAVREYLEAYKLMPDIPLVNLCAGTALINLALGHRLQNKHQSVAQGLAFLYNNLQLCRYSQEALYNIARAYHHVGLVSLAALNYEKVLTMHESDCPMPNLPNEKPDGLASPKSGYCDLRREAAYNLHLIYKKSGAIDLARQILKDHCVI; encoded by the exons ATGGAGGAGGGCGAGGGTGCTGGGGTTGTAGGTAGCAGCAGTGAGTTCCATGCAGATGAGCATCCTATGGAATTGGAATCACAATTGGAAGAAGAACATGAAGTCGATGATGAAGGAGAAGGCACTACTGCTAACACTATGGCTaatattgaagaagaagatgatgatgatgaggatgaagaggaagaagggTATAAATTCAGGTTCAGTGATGACATGGATCCTCTGGCTTTTGCCAAAGAGGACGCATCTGGGCTCCAGCCTTACGAACAATTCCAGCGCCTGGAGCACGACTATGAAGCTTTGGCTGCCAAAAAGCGCAAGGCCCGTCTCCAAGCCATACCCCAAGG GGAAGTACCTGCAGCTAAAAAACCACGGCAACGACAAGAGGATGTTTCTGGTGCAACCATGGAAGAAATAATGGAACTCATGAATTATGGCTCTAGAAGAAGATCCAGGAAG TCCAAGAGAAGAGGTCGACGAAAGGGATCAAGGAATAAAGTCAGTCCTGAAGTGACTCGAAAACTTGGTGATGCTACTCTTCATTATGCCCATGGCCGCTATGGAGAG GCCATAGGGATGTTTTATGAAGTGATTCGTCTTTCTCCCAATCTTCCTGATCCATATCATAGGCTTGGGCTCATCTATAATGAGATGGGTGATAAGAAGAGAGCCTTGGATTTCTACATGATTGCTGCCCATTTAACCCCAAAGGATGCATCTCTGTGGAAGCTTCTTGTGACATGGTCCGTAGAACAAGGTGATACAGGACAAGCCAGGTACTGCCTTTCTAAAGCAATAACAGCAGATCCTGAAGATATCAATTTGCGGTTTCACCGTGCATCTCTTTATGTTGAGTTGGGTGATTATTTGAAAGCTGCTGATTCATATGAGCAAATTTCACAGCTCTGTCCCGACAATGTAAAGGTACTACAGACTGCGGCCCAGCTGTATAAAAAATGTGGCCAATCTGAGCGTGCAGTCACTGTACTGGAAAGCTATCTCAGAAATTATTGCAAGGAACCTGATTTAAATGTGGTTGATATATTGGCTTCACTACACATGGAAGGCAATGCACATCATAAAGCCCTCGAGCATATTGAGCATGCACAGCAGGTTTACTGCTCTGGGAAAGAGATGCCATTATGTCTACGCACAAAAGCTGGAATATGTCATATTCACCTTGGAAACTTGGTAAAAGCAGAAGCTCTTTTCAATGTTTTGAGACATGAGAATTTACATGATCATCGCCAGTTGATTATTCAGATTGGAGATTCACTAATGAATCACGGGCATTATGAATCTGCAGTAGAATACTATATGATGTTGGTAGGAGATGATGTTAAGAACAATGGTTGCCTGTATCTGAAAATTGCTGAGTGTTGCTGTTGTCTGGGGAAACGATTGCAATCAATTGGTTACTTCTACAGAGCTTTAGACAAACTTGAGAATAGTGTTGATGCTCGGCTGGCTTTGTCATCACTTCTTCTTGAAGAAAATAAAGATGATGAAGCCATTTCTGTTCTATGTCCTCCTAAAGAATCAGAATCACTATTTAACTTGAACCTAAATGCAGCAAAACCATGGTGGCTTAATGGGAAGATAAAGTTGAAGCTTTCTCAAATCTATAAAGCTAAAGGATTGTTAGAGGCATTTGTAGATGTTTTTTTTCCTGTGGTTCGCGAGACATTGTTTCTTGAGACTATACAACAAAAGGTCAGGCCAAGGAAGAAGCTATCAAAAAGTGTTCTTTCTGAACGGATAAAAATACTTGATCATGTTAGGACTGATACTGTGTTTCATGGATTTAGACCTGTAGCTTCAGCATCAGATCTGTCTAGAGCGTCCAGAGCAAAAAAGTTACTAAAAAAGAAGGAAGCAAAAAGAGCTGCTGCTCTGGCTGCTGGAATTGAGTGGATAAGTGATGATTCAGAGGATGAATCTCCCCAACAAGCGCCAAGAGAGCTTCCTCTTCCAAACCTTATAAGAGATGCAGAACATCATCATCTCATTATAGAATTATGCAAATCACTAGCATCCTTGAAAAAGTATTGGGAAGCATTGAAAATCATCAATTTAACTCTGAAATTGGCCTCCAATGTTTTGTCTGTTGAAAGGAACGAAGAGCTTAGAACTCTGGGAGCCCAAATAGCATACACTATTGCTGATCCTGCTCACGGCTTTGAATATGCACGCTATATTGTTGATCAACGTCCTTATAGCTTTTCTGCATGGAACTGCTATTACAAAGTAATGTCAAAACTGGACAGTCGATATTCAAAGCATAACAAGTTTTTGCACACCATGCGAACCAAGCACAAAAGTTGTGTACCACTCACTCTCATTTTCGGGCACCAGTTTACCATGATCAGCCAGCATCAAGCAGCTGTTCGGGAATATTTGGAAGCTTACAAGCTGATGCCAGATATTCCCTTGGTCAATCTTTGTGCTGGAACTGCATTGATAAACTTGGCCCTAGGTCACAGACTTCAAAACAAACATCAGTCTGTGGCCCAAGGATTGGCATTTCTTTACAATAATTTACAGCTTTGCAGATATAGTCAGGAAGCACTGTATAATATAGCTCGAGCATATCATCATGTCGGTCTTGTTTCTCTTGCTGCTTTAAACTATGAAAAGGTTCTTACAATGCATGAAAGTGATTGCCCCATGCCAAACCTTCCAAATGAGAAACCAGATGGTCTGGCTTCTCCAAAGTCAGGCTACTGTGATCTTCGTCGGGAAGCAGCTTACAACTTGCATCTGATCTACAAGAAAAGTGGAGCAATTGATCTTGCCAGGCAAATCTTGAAAGATCATTGTGTCATATGA
- the LOC113729545 gene encoding uncharacterized protein isoform X4 produces the protein MEEIMELMNYGSRRRSRKSKRRGRRKGSRNKVSPEVTRKLGDATLHYAHGRYGEAIGMFYEVIRLSPNLPDPYHRLGLIYNEMGDKKRALDFYMIAAHLTPKDASLWKLLVTWSVEQGDTGQARYCLSKAITADPEDINLRFHRASLYVELGDYLKAADSYEQISQLCPDNVKVLQTAAQLYKKCGQSERAVTVLESYLRNYCKEPDLNVVDILASLHMEGNAHHKALEHIEHAQQVYCSGKEMPLCLRTKAGICHIHLGNLVKAEALFNVLRHENLHDHRQLIIQIGDSLMNHGHYESAVEYYMMLVGDDVKNNGCLYLKIAECCCCLGKRLQSIGYFYRALDKLENSVDARLALSSLLLEENKDDEAISVLCPPKESESLFNLNLNAAKPWWLNGKIKLKLSQIYKAKGLLEAFVDVFFPVVRETLFLETIQQKVRPRKKLSKSVLSERIKILDHVRTDTVFHGFRPVASASDLSRASRAKKLLKKKEAKRAAALAAGIEWISDDSEDESPQQAPRELPLPNLIRDAEHHHLIIELCKSLASLKKYWEALKIINLTLKLASNVLSVERNEELRTLGAQIAYTIADPAHGFEYARYIVDQRPYSFSAWNCYYKVMSKLDSRYSKHNKFLHTMRTKHKSCVPLTLIFGHQFTMISQHQAAVREYLEAYKLMPDIPLVNLCAGTALINLALGHRLQNKHQSVAQGLAFLYNNLQLCRYSQEALYNIARAYHHVGLVSLAALNYEKVLTMHESDCPMPNLPNEKPDGLASPKSGYCDLRREAAYNLHLIYKKSGAIDLARQILKDHCVI, from the exons ATGGAAGAAATAATGGAACTCATGAATTATGGCTCTAGAAGAAGATCCAGGAAG TCCAAGAGAAGAGGTCGACGAAAGGGATCAAGGAATAAAGTCAGTCCTGAAGTGACTCGAAAACTTGGTGATGCTACTCTTCATTATGCCCATGGCCGCTATGGAGAG GCCATAGGGATGTTTTATGAAGTGATTCGTCTTTCTCCCAATCTTCCTGATCCATATCATAGGCTTGGGCTCATCTATAATGAGATGGGTGATAAGAAGAGAGCCTTGGATTTCTACATGATTGCTGCCCATTTAACCCCAAAGGATGCATCTCTGTGGAAGCTTCTTGTGACATGGTCCGTAGAACAAGGTGATACAGGACAAGCCAGGTACTGCCTTTCTAAAGCAATAACAGCAGATCCTGAAGATATCAATTTGCGGTTTCACCGTGCATCTCTTTATGTTGAGTTGGGTGATTATTTGAAAGCTGCTGATTCATATGAGCAAATTTCACAGCTCTGTCCCGACAATGTAAAGGTACTACAGACTGCGGCCCAGCTGTATAAAAAATGTGGCCAATCTGAGCGTGCAGTCACTGTACTGGAAAGCTATCTCAGAAATTATTGCAAGGAACCTGATTTAAATGTGGTTGATATATTGGCTTCACTACACATGGAAGGCAATGCACATCATAAAGCCCTCGAGCATATTGAGCATGCACAGCAGGTTTACTGCTCTGGGAAAGAGATGCCATTATGTCTACGCACAAAAGCTGGAATATGTCATATTCACCTTGGAAACTTGGTAAAAGCAGAAGCTCTTTTCAATGTTTTGAGACATGAGAATTTACATGATCATCGCCAGTTGATTATTCAGATTGGAGATTCACTAATGAATCACGGGCATTATGAATCTGCAGTAGAATACTATATGATGTTGGTAGGAGATGATGTTAAGAACAATGGTTGCCTGTATCTGAAAATTGCTGAGTGTTGCTGTTGTCTGGGGAAACGATTGCAATCAATTGGTTACTTCTACAGAGCTTTAGACAAACTTGAGAATAGTGTTGATGCTCGGCTGGCTTTGTCATCACTTCTTCTTGAAGAAAATAAAGATGATGAAGCCATTTCTGTTCTATGTCCTCCTAAAGAATCAGAATCACTATTTAACTTGAACCTAAATGCAGCAAAACCATGGTGGCTTAATGGGAAGATAAAGTTGAAGCTTTCTCAAATCTATAAAGCTAAAGGATTGTTAGAGGCATTTGTAGATGTTTTTTTTCCTGTGGTTCGCGAGACATTGTTTCTTGAGACTATACAACAAAAGGTCAGGCCAAGGAAGAAGCTATCAAAAAGTGTTCTTTCTGAACGGATAAAAATACTTGATCATGTTAGGACTGATACTGTGTTTCATGGATTTAGACCTGTAGCTTCAGCATCAGATCTGTCTAGAGCGTCCAGAGCAAAAAAGTTACTAAAAAAGAAGGAAGCAAAAAGAGCTGCTGCTCTGGCTGCTGGAATTGAGTGGATAAGTGATGATTCAGAGGATGAATCTCCCCAACAAGCGCCAAGAGAGCTTCCTCTTCCAAACCTTATAAGAGATGCAGAACATCATCATCTCATTATAGAATTATGCAAATCACTAGCATCCTTGAAAAAGTATTGGGAAGCATTGAAAATCATCAATTTAACTCTGAAATTGGCCTCCAATGTTTTGTCTGTTGAAAGGAACGAAGAGCTTAGAACTCTGGGAGCCCAAATAGCATACACTATTGCTGATCCTGCTCACGGCTTTGAATATGCACGCTATATTGTTGATCAACGTCCTTATAGCTTTTCTGCATGGAACTGCTATTACAAAGTAATGTCAAAACTGGACAGTCGATATTCAAAGCATAACAAGTTTTTGCACACCATGCGAACCAAGCACAAAAGTTGTGTACCACTCACTCTCATTTTCGGGCACCAGTTTACCATGATCAGCCAGCATCAAGCAGCTGTTCGGGAATATTTGGAAGCTTACAAGCTGATGCCAGATATTCCCTTGGTCAATCTTTGTGCTGGAACTGCATTGATAAACTTGGCCCTAGGTCACAGACTTCAAAACAAACATCAGTCTGTGGCCCAAGGATTGGCATTTCTTTACAATAATTTACAGCTTTGCAGATATAGTCAGGAAGCACTGTATAATATAGCTCGAGCATATCATCATGTCGGTCTTGTTTCTCTTGCTGCTTTAAACTATGAAAAGGTTCTTACAATGCATGAAAGTGATTGCCCCATGCCAAACCTTCCAAATGAGAAACCAGATGGTCTGGCTTCTCCAAAGTCAGGCTACTGTGATCTTCGTCGGGAAGCAGCTTACAACTTGCATCTGATCTACAAGAAAAGTGGAGCAATTGATCTTGCCAGGCAAATCTTGAAAGATCATTGTGTCATATGA
- the LOC113729545 gene encoding uncharacterized protein isoform X2: MWICSSISAWVESRMEEGEGAGVVGSSSEFHADEHPMELESQLEEEHEVDDEGEGTTANTMANIEEEDDDDEDEEEEGYKFRFSDDMDPLAFAKEDASGLQPYEQFQRLEHDYEALAAKKRKARLQAIPQGEVPAAKKPRQRQEDVSGATMEEIMELMNYGSRRRSRKSKRRGRRKGSRNKVSPEVTRKLGDATLHYAHGRYGEAIGMFYEVIRLSPNLPDPYHRLGLIYNEMGDKKRALDFYMIAAHLTPKDASLWKLLVTWSVEQGDTGQARYCLSKAITADPEDINLRFHRASLYVELGDYLKAADSYEQISQLCPDNVKVLQTAAQLYKKCGQSERAVTVLESYLRNYCKEPDLNVVDILASLHMEGNAHHKALEHIEHAQQVYCSGKEMPLCLRTKAGICHIHLGNLVKAEALFNVLRHENLHDHRQLIIQIGDSLMNHGHYESAVEYYMMLVGDDVKNNGCLYLKIAECCCCLGKRLQSIGYFYRALDKLENSVDARLALSSLLLEENKDDEAISVLCPPKESESLFNLNLNAAKPWWLNGKIKLKLSQIYKAKGLLEAFVDVFFPVVRETLFLETIQQKVRPRKKLSKSVLSERIKILDHVRTDTVFHGFRPVASASDLSRASRAKKLLKKKEAKRAAALAAGIEWISDDSEDESPQQAPRELPLPNLIRDAEHHHLIIELCKSLASLKKYWEALKIINLTLKLASNVLSVERNEELRTLGAQIAYTIADPAHGFEYARYIVDQRPYSFSAWNCYYKVMSKLDSRYSKHNKFLHTMRTKHKSCVPLTLIFGHQFTMISQHQAAVREYLEAYKLMPDIPLVNLCAGTALINLALGHRLQNKHQSVAQGLAFLYNNLQLCRYSQEALYNIARAYHHVGLVSLAALNYEKVLTMHESDCPMPNLPNEKPDGLASPKSGYCDLRREAAYNLHLIYKKSGAIDLARQILKDHCVI, translated from the exons AGTTCAATTAGCGCTTGGGTGGAGAGCAGAATGGAGGAGGGCGAGGGTGCTGGGGTTGTAGGTAGCAGCAGTGAGTTCCATGCAGATGAGCATCCTATGGAATTGGAATCACAATTGGAAGAAGAACATGAAGTCGATGATGAAGGAGAAGGCACTACTGCTAACACTATGGCTaatattgaagaagaagatgatgatgatgaggatgaagaggaagaagggTATAAATTCAGGTTCAGTGATGACATGGATCCTCTGGCTTTTGCCAAAGAGGACGCATCTGGGCTCCAGCCTTACGAACAATTCCAGCGCCTGGAGCACGACTATGAAGCTTTGGCTGCCAAAAAGCGCAAGGCCCGTCTCCAAGCCATACCCCAAGG GGAAGTACCTGCAGCTAAAAAACCACGGCAACGACAAGAGGATGTTTCTGGTGCAACCATGGAAGAAATAATGGAACTCATGAATTATGGCTCTAGAAGAAGATCCAGGAAG TCCAAGAGAAGAGGTCGACGAAAGGGATCAAGGAATAAAGTCAGTCCTGAAGTGACTCGAAAACTTGGTGATGCTACTCTTCATTATGCCCATGGCCGCTATGGAGAG GCCATAGGGATGTTTTATGAAGTGATTCGTCTTTCTCCCAATCTTCCTGATCCATATCATAGGCTTGGGCTCATCTATAATGAGATGGGTGATAAGAAGAGAGCCTTGGATTTCTACATGATTGCTGCCCATTTAACCCCAAAGGATGCATCTCTGTGGAAGCTTCTTGTGACATGGTCCGTAGAACAAGGTGATACAGGACAAGCCAGGTACTGCCTTTCTAAAGCAATAACAGCAGATCCTGAAGATATCAATTTGCGGTTTCACCGTGCATCTCTTTATGTTGAGTTGGGTGATTATTTGAAAGCTGCTGATTCATATGAGCAAATTTCACAGCTCTGTCCCGACAATGTAAAGGTACTACAGACTGCGGCCCAGCTGTATAAAAAATGTGGCCAATCTGAGCGTGCAGTCACTGTACTGGAAAGCTATCTCAGAAATTATTGCAAGGAACCTGATTTAAATGTGGTTGATATATTGGCTTCACTACACATGGAAGGCAATGCACATCATAAAGCCCTCGAGCATATTGAGCATGCACAGCAGGTTTACTGCTCTGGGAAAGAGATGCCATTATGTCTACGCACAAAAGCTGGAATATGTCATATTCACCTTGGAAACTTGGTAAAAGCAGAAGCTCTTTTCAATGTTTTGAGACATGAGAATTTACATGATCATCGCCAGTTGATTATTCAGATTGGAGATTCACTAATGAATCACGGGCATTATGAATCTGCAGTAGAATACTATATGATGTTGGTAGGAGATGATGTTAAGAACAATGGTTGCCTGTATCTGAAAATTGCTGAGTGTTGCTGTTGTCTGGGGAAACGATTGCAATCAATTGGTTACTTCTACAGAGCTTTAGACAAACTTGAGAATAGTGTTGATGCTCGGCTGGCTTTGTCATCACTTCTTCTTGAAGAAAATAAAGATGATGAAGCCATTTCTGTTCTATGTCCTCCTAAAGAATCAGAATCACTATTTAACTTGAACCTAAATGCAGCAAAACCATGGTGGCTTAATGGGAAGATAAAGTTGAAGCTTTCTCAAATCTATAAAGCTAAAGGATTGTTAGAGGCATTTGTAGATGTTTTTTTTCCTGTGGTTCGCGAGACATTGTTTCTTGAGACTATACAACAAAAGGTCAGGCCAAGGAAGAAGCTATCAAAAAGTGTTCTTTCTGAACGGATAAAAATACTTGATCATGTTAGGACTGATACTGTGTTTCATGGATTTAGACCTGTAGCTTCAGCATCAGATCTGTCTAGAGCGTCCAGAGCAAAAAAGTTACTAAAAAAGAAGGAAGCAAAAAGAGCTGCTGCTCTGGCTGCTGGAATTGAGTGGATAAGTGATGATTCAGAGGATGAATCTCCCCAACAAGCGCCAAGAGAGCTTCCTCTTCCAAACCTTATAAGAGATGCAGAACATCATCATCTCATTATAGAATTATGCAAATCACTAGCATCCTTGAAAAAGTATTGGGAAGCATTGAAAATCATCAATTTAACTCTGAAATTGGCCTCCAATGTTTTGTCTGTTGAAAGGAACGAAGAGCTTAGAACTCTGGGAGCCCAAATAGCATACACTATTGCTGATCCTGCTCACGGCTTTGAATATGCACGCTATATTGTTGATCAACGTCCTTATAGCTTTTCTGCATGGAACTGCTATTACAAAGTAATGTCAAAACTGGACAGTCGATATTCAAAGCATAACAAGTTTTTGCACACCATGCGAACCAAGCACAAAAGTTGTGTACCACTCACTCTCATTTTCGGGCACCAGTTTACCATGATCAGCCAGCATCAAGCAGCTGTTCGGGAATATTTGGAAGCTTACAAGCTGATGCCAGATATTCCCTTGGTCAATCTTTGTGCTGGAACTGCATTGATAAACTTGGCCCTAGGTCACAGACTTCAAAACAAACATCAGTCTGTGGCCCAAGGATTGGCATTTCTTTACAATAATTTACAGCTTTGCAGATATAGTCAGGAAGCACTGTATAATATAGCTCGAGCATATCATCATGTCGGTCTTGTTTCTCTTGCTGCTTTAAACTATGAAAAGGTTCTTACAATGCATGAAAGTGATTGCCCCATGCCAAACCTTCCAAATGAGAAACCAGATGGTCTGGCTTCTCCAAAGTCAGGCTACTGTGATCTTCGTCGGGAAGCAGCTTACAACTTGCATCTGATCTACAAGAAAAGTGGAGCAATTGATCTTGCCAGGCAAATCTTGAAAGATCATTGTGTCATATGA